A genomic segment from Sciurus carolinensis chromosome 1, mSciCar1.2, whole genome shotgun sequence encodes:
- the Entrep3 gene encoding protein ENTREP3 isoform X7 — MLSMAGSVLSCKNAQLARDFRDCSMEGKVCVCCPSDPLPRPCPESGQELKVAPNSTCEEARGALKNLLFSVCGLTICAAIICTLSAIVCCIQIFSLDLVHSQLTPERSVSGPLGPLACTSSPPAPLLHTMLDLEEFVPPVPPPPYYPPEYTCSSETDAQSITYNGSMDSPVPLYPTDCPPSYEAVMGLRGDSQATLFDPQLHDGSCICERVASIVDVSMDSGSLVLSAIGDLPGGSSPSEDSCLLELQGSVRSVDYVLFRSIQRSRAGYCLSLDCGLRGPFEDSPLPRRPPRAARSYSCSAPEAPPALGAPTTARSCHRLEGWPPWVGPCFPELRRRVPRGGSRPAAAPPTRAPTRRFSDSSGSLTPPGHRPPHPAPPPLLLLPRSHSDPGITTSSDTVLEIQPRASCLLADFRDLYTKVLEEEAASVSSADTGLCSEACLFRLARCPSPKLLRARSAEKRRPVPTFQKVPLPLGPAPAHSLGDLKGSWPGRGLVTRFLQMSRKSPDPTGIGAHGHKQVPRSPWGRPGRESLHLRSCGDLSSGSSLRRLLSGRRLERGTRPHSLSLNGGSRETGL; from the exons ATGCTGAGCATGGCTGGCTCTGTTCTCTCCTGTAAAAATGCTCAGCTGGCCCGGGACTTCCGAGACTGCTCCATG GAAGGAAAGGTCTGTGTGTGCTGCCCCTCTGATCCCCTACCTCGGCCCTGTCCAGAGTCCGGGCAGGAACTGAAAGTTGCCCCTAACTCTACCTGTGAAGAAGCCCGAGGTGCCCTCAAG aaCCTGCTCTTCAGCGTTTGTGGGCTCACCATTTGTGCCGCCATAATCTGTACTCTTTCTGCTATTGTCTGCTGCATCCAAATCTTCTCTCTGGACCTCGTGCATTCG CAGCTGACCCCTGAGCGCTCTGTCTCAGGCCCCCTGGGGCCTCTGGCCTGTACATCCTCGCCTCCAGCCCCTCTCCTACACACCATGCTGGACTTGGAGGAATTTGTACCACCTGTGCCCCCACCACCCTACTATCCTCCAGAGTATACCTGCAGCTCAGAAACAGATGCACAGAG CATCACGTACAATGGCTCCATGGACAGCCCAGTACCCTTGTACCCTACTGATTGCCCCCCTTCTTATGAGGCCGTCATGGGGCTACGAGGAGACAGCCAG GCTACTCTGTTTGATCCTCAGCTTCATGATGGCTCCTGTATCTGTGAGCGAGTGGCCTCCATTGTAGATG TGTCCATGGACAGCGGGTCTCTGGTGCTGTCAGCCATTGGTGACCTCCCGGGCGGCTCTAGCCCTTCAGAGGACTCGTGCCTGCTGGAGCTGCAGGGCTCCGTGCGCTCCGTTGACTACGTGCTCTTCCGCTCTATCCAGCGCAGCCGCGCGGGCTACTGCCTCAGTCTGGACTGTGGCCTGCGGGGCCCCTTCGAGGACAGCCCCCTGCCTCGGCGGCCCCCGCGGGCTGCCCGTTCCTATTCCTGCTCTGCTCCTGAGGCCCCACCCGCACTGGGTGCCCCAACGACAGCCCGCAGCTGCCATAGGCTGGAGGGCTGGCCACCCTGGGTGGGACCCTGCTTCCCCGAGTTGAGGCGTCGGGTCCCCAGGGGAGGCAGCCGCCCAGCAGCAGCTCCTCCCACGCGAGCCCCCACTCGCCGCTTCAGCGATAGCTCAGGTTCCCTCACCCCACCGGGGCACCGGCCTCCTCATCCGGCTCCCccgccactgctgctgctgccacgGTCCCATAGTGACCCGGGCATCACCACCTCCAGCGACACCG tactggagatccaacccagggcctcatgcttactag CTGACTTCAGGGACCTTTATACCAAAGTGCTTGaggaagaagctgcctctgtttcctctgcaGATACAG gGCTCTGCTCTGAAGCCTGCCTCTTCCGCCTAGCCCGCTGCCCTTCCCCTAAGTTGCTGCGTGCCCGCTCAGCTGAGAAACGGCGCCCTGTGCCCACCTTCCAGAAGGTTCCCCTACCCTTAGGCCCTGCACCTGCCCACTCTCTGGGGGACCTGAAAGGAAGCTGGCCAGGCCGGGGCCTGGTCACTCGTTTCCTCCAGATGTCCAGGAAATCCCCAGACCCCACTGGCATTGGAGCCCATGGACATAAGCAG GTGCCCCGAAGCCCATGGGGCCGGCCAGGCAGAGAGAGCCTCCACCTTCGCAGCTGTGGTGATCTGAGCTCTGGCTCCTCTCTGCGGCGCCTTCTGTCTGGCCGGCGGCTGGAGCGTGGAACTCGTCCCCACAGCCTCAGCCTCAATGGGGGCAGCAGGGAGACAGGGCTCTGA
- the Entrep3 gene encoding protein ENTREP3 isoform X6 — MMPSPSDSSRSLTSRPSTRGLTHLRLHRPWLQALLTLGLAQVLLGILVVTFSMVASSVTTTESIKRSCPSWAGFSISFFSLLSVLCVMLSMAGSVLSCKNAQLARDFRDCSMEGKVCVCCPSDPLPRPCPESGQELKVAPNSTCEEARGALKNLLFSVCGLTICAAIICTLSAIVCCIQIFSLDLVHSQLTPERSVSGPLGPLACTSSPPAPLLHTMLDLEEFVPPVPPPPYYPPEYTCSSETDAQSITYNGSMDSPVPLYPTDCPPSYEAVMGLRGDSQATLFDPQLHDGSCICERVASIVDVSMDSGSLVLSAIGDLPGGSSPSEDSCLLELQGSVRSVDYVLFRSIQRSRAGYCLSLDCGLRGPFEDSPLPRRPPRAARSYSCSAPEAPPALGAPTTARSCHRLEGWPPWVGPCFPELRRRVPRGGSRPAAAPPTRAPTRRFSDSSGSLTPPGHRPPHPAPPPLLLLPRSHSDPGITTSSDTADFRDLYTKVLEEEAASVSSADTGLCSEACLFRLARCPSPKLLRARSAEKRRPVPTFQKVPLPLGPAPAHSLGDLKGSWPGRGLVTRFLQMSRKSPDPTGIGAHGHKQVPRSPWGRPGRESLHLRSCGDLSSGSSLRRLLSGRRLERGTRPHSLSLNGGSRETGL; from the exons ATGATGCCCTCGCCTAGTGACTCCAGCCGCTCGCTAACCAGCCGGCCCAGCACTCGGGGCCTTACCCACCTCCGCCTCCACCGACCCTGGCTGCAGGCCCTTCTCACGCTGGGGCTGGCCCAGGTTCTCCTGGGTATCCTGGTGGTAACCTTCAGCATGGTGGCCTCCTCCGTCACCACCACTGAGAGCATCAAGAGGTCCTGCCCGTCTTGGGCTGGGTTCTCG AtctccttcttctctttgctttcGGTGCTCTGTGTCATGCTGAGCATGGCTGGCTCTGTTCTCTCCTGTAAAAATGCTCAGCTGGCCCGGGACTTCCGAGACTGCTCCATG GAAGGAAAGGTCTGTGTGTGCTGCCCCTCTGATCCCCTACCTCGGCCCTGTCCAGAGTCCGGGCAGGAACTGAAAGTTGCCCCTAACTCTACCTGTGAAGAAGCCCGAGGTGCCCTCAAG aaCCTGCTCTTCAGCGTTTGTGGGCTCACCATTTGTGCCGCCATAATCTGTACTCTTTCTGCTATTGTCTGCTGCATCCAAATCTTCTCTCTGGACCTCGTGCATTCG CAGCTGACCCCTGAGCGCTCTGTCTCAGGCCCCCTGGGGCCTCTGGCCTGTACATCCTCGCCTCCAGCCCCTCTCCTACACACCATGCTGGACTTGGAGGAATTTGTACCACCTGTGCCCCCACCACCCTACTATCCTCCAGAGTATACCTGCAGCTCAGAAACAGATGCACAGAG CATCACGTACAATGGCTCCATGGACAGCCCAGTACCCTTGTACCCTACTGATTGCCCCCCTTCTTATGAGGCCGTCATGGGGCTACGAGGAGACAGCCAG GCTACTCTGTTTGATCCTCAGCTTCATGATGGCTCCTGTATCTGTGAGCGAGTGGCCTCCATTGTAGATG TGTCCATGGACAGCGGGTCTCTGGTGCTGTCAGCCATTGGTGACCTCCCGGGCGGCTCTAGCCCTTCAGAGGACTCGTGCCTGCTGGAGCTGCAGGGCTCCGTGCGCTCCGTTGACTACGTGCTCTTCCGCTCTATCCAGCGCAGCCGCGCGGGCTACTGCCTCAGTCTGGACTGTGGCCTGCGGGGCCCCTTCGAGGACAGCCCCCTGCCTCGGCGGCCCCCGCGGGCTGCCCGTTCCTATTCCTGCTCTGCTCCTGAGGCCCCACCCGCACTGGGTGCCCCAACGACAGCCCGCAGCTGCCATAGGCTGGAGGGCTGGCCACCCTGGGTGGGACCCTGCTTCCCCGAGTTGAGGCGTCGGGTCCCCAGGGGAGGCAGCCGCCCAGCAGCAGCTCCTCCCACGCGAGCCCCCACTCGCCGCTTCAGCGATAGCTCAGGTTCCCTCACCCCACCGGGGCACCGGCCTCCTCATCCGGCTCCCccgccactgctgctgctgccacgGTCCCATAGTGACCCGGGCATCACCACCTCCAGCGACACCG CTGACTTCAGGGACCTTTATACCAAAGTGCTTGaggaagaagctgcctctgtttcctctgcaGATACAG gGCTCTGCTCTGAAGCCTGCCTCTTCCGCCTAGCCCGCTGCCCTTCCCCTAAGTTGCTGCGTGCCCGCTCAGCTGAGAAACGGCGCCCTGTGCCCACCTTCCAGAAGGTTCCCCTACCCTTAGGCCCTGCACCTGCCCACTCTCTGGGGGACCTGAAAGGAAGCTGGCCAGGCCGGGGCCTGGTCACTCGTTTCCTCCAGATGTCCAGGAAATCCCCAGACCCCACTGGCATTGGAGCCCATGGACATAAGCAG GTGCCCCGAAGCCCATGGGGCCGGCCAGGCAGAGAGAGCCTCCACCTTCGCAGCTGTGGTGATCTGAGCTCTGGCTCCTCTCTGCGGCGCCTTCTGTCTGGCCGGCGGCTGGAGCGTGGAACTCGTCCCCACAGCCTCAGCCTCAATGGGGGCAGCAGGGAGACAGGGCTCTGA